The DNA window GATGCTTTAAACGATATTAGGAATATGGAGAAAGCAATTAAAGTAGCTAAAGATCAAGGTGCTCATGTACAGGGAACAATAAGTTATACAATAAGTCCTGTACACTCATTAGATAATTTTGTAGAGCTTGCAAAAGATCTGGAAGCACTTGATTGTGATTCTGTAGCTATTAAGGACATGGCTGGTTTAATCACTCCAACTGACGCTTATAATTTGGTAACAAAATTGAAAGAAGAGACTGATTTGCTTGTAGATTTGCATTGCCACTGTACCAGCGGAATGACTCCAATCAGTTATTATGCTGCCTGTCAGGCTGGTGTGGACATTTTGGATACTGCCATCTCACCTCTTGCCTGGGGTACTTCACAGCCTCCAACCGAAAGTATGGTTGCAGCACTTCAGGGAACAGAATTTGACACCAAACTTGACATGAAATTGTTGACAGCAATCAAAAAATACTTTGATGATTTGAAAACCAAATATGGCTGTTTGATTGACCCAATTTCAGAAAGTGTGGACACTAATGTATTGCTGTACCAAATTCCTGGTGGAATGCTTTCAAACCTCATTTCACAATTGAAAGAGCAAAACGAAATGGGCAGATACCATGATGTGCTGGATGAGATGCCTCGTGTCAGAAAAGATATGGGATATCCGCCACTCGTAACTCCAACAAGTCAGATTGTTGGTATTCAATCAGTAATGAATGTTTTAGGTGGAGAAAGATACAAAACTGTATCAAATGAGGTTAAAGAATACATGAAAGGAATGTATGGTAAACCTCCAGCTCCTGTTGACCCTGAAATATCAAAACAAATTCTCGGTGATGAGGAAGTAATCACCTGCAGACCAGCAGACCTGCTTGAGGATGAATTTGAAAAATTCAAATCAGAAGGTGAAGAGGCAGGATTTGTAAAATCCGATGAAGATGCTTTAACATATGCATTATATCCTCCAATCGCTCCAAAATTCCTTAAAGGTGAAGCTGAAGAGGAAAAACTTTGTCCTCCTGTATCTGAAGCCGGTCAGGTTGTCATCAGTGATAAGATTCCAAACGAATACAATGTTGATGTGGATGGAGACATATTCAATGTTAAAATCCTGCCTACTGGAATCGAAATCGGAACCGGTGGGGGCGACGACGACCCTTGTAAGGATAAGGAAGGAGTTATCCTGTCTGAAATGCAAGGTGCTATCATCAAGGTCAACGTTGAGGTTGGCGATGAAGTCAGTGCCGGTGATGTCATCTGCGTTATAGAAGCTATGAAAATGGAAAACAATATCCAATCCGAAGTTGACGGTGTTGTTGAAGAGATATTTATAGCTCCTGGTGATGAAATCAAAAAAGAAGGATGCTTAATGGTAATCAAATAGATTACCTCTTATTTCTATTTTTTTAGTAACTTTAAACTTACTTATTGATTTATATATTTTTAAGGCTTAATTAATTTATATACTTATTATTTTGGCGATTATTATGAAGGATATTTTTGATGAAGTGGAATTTGGAGATTTTAAACTTAACAGTAGAATTGTAAGAACAGGAACATGGGAAACTGAAACTGAGGAAGGAGGATTTCTCTCACCTGCAATTTATGACAGATATGAAAAGATTGCAAGTTCAGGAACCGGTTTAATCATATCTGAAATGTTTGTATTGGATCATAAGGACCGTTTCGCTCCATACTCATCAAGCCTGAACTATGTTGGATTCGTTAAGGATTATAAGATGATAACCGATATCTGCCACAACCATGATGTTCCGGTTTTAGGTCAATTGGCTTTCTTTTACTATGATGACGGTGACAACCAAAAGGCTGAAGCAAATGACTTGACTCTTGAAGGGATAAGGAAACTCCAGGCGGAAGTGATAATGGCTGCCAAAAAATTCTCATTTGCAGGTTTTGACGGTATTCAAATTGATATGGGAAACAATTTCTACCTGACAAGGTTCATTAATCCTTACTTCAATCAAA is part of the uncultured Methanobrevibacter sp. genome and encodes:
- the oadA gene encoding sodium-extruding oxaloacetate decarboxylase subunit alpha, coding for MAKVRFTETALRDAHQSLLATRMRTRDMIPIAEVMDKVGYFSVEAWGGATFDTCIRYLNEDPWERLRQLKAEFNHTPIQMLLRGQNLVGYKHYPDDIVTKFVEKSYENGVDVFRIFDALNDIRNMEKAIKVAKDQGAHVQGTISYTISPVHSLDNFVELAKDLEALDCDSVAIKDMAGLITPTDAYNLVTKLKEETDLLVDLHCHCTSGMTPISYYAACQAGVDILDTAISPLAWGTSQPPTESMVAALQGTEFDTKLDMKLLTAIKKYFDDLKTKYGCLIDPISESVDTNVLLYQIPGGMLSNLISQLKEQNEMGRYHDVLDEMPRVRKDMGYPPLVTPTSQIVGIQSVMNVLGGERYKTVSNEVKEYMKGMYGKPPAPVDPEISKQILGDEEVITCRPADLLEDEFEKFKSEGEEAGFVKSDEDALTYALYPPIAPKFLKGEAEEEKLCPPVSEAGQVVISDKIPNEYNVDVDGDIFNVKILPTGIEIGTGGGDDDPCKDKEGVILSEMQGAIIKVNVEVGDEVSAGDVICVIEAMKMENNIQSEVDGVVEEIFIAPGDEIKKEGCLMVIK